A part of Chloroflexota bacterium genomic DNA contains:
- a CDS encoding oligosaccharide flippase family protein, producing the protein MKKFFSSLKSWGKDVILKKVVGNSAYLFGSQAVSAVLSILTANLLGVASFGALGVVISFVTNINRLLSFRMADFVVRYMGGFLAEDKRKEAAAVLKAAALTELVTSLIAYGVLALLSNWGAVTFAKDPTTRSLFLIYGITILGNMMTETATGALQVTGHFRSQALLNLLQSLLTAGLFVLVVIGDGGIFQVMLVYLAGKMVLGIGPVLLAFYWLPRSLGKHWWRTPMRGNLPPIGPMVRFAVSSNFSGTITLVARDSEVLWVSYFFDTTVGGYFKVALAVINLMVMPITPFISTSFPEMTRHVVRKQWAQLKQLLARVTVISGVWTGAVAAGLLLLGRQLLFSPWSLFGRTIYIYKEAYGPAYGVLLVLLIGFGVANICFWDRSLLLAFGKAELPLKVSFFAMLGKVALAFLIVPRLGYLAEAGLFSAYFVVTVGVLVARGLGEIKRQALAQPVAE; encoded by the coding sequence ATGAAAAAATTCTTCTCCAGTCTCAAATCCTGGGGGAAAGACGTGATTCTCAAGAAGGTTGTGGGTAATTCCGCCTACCTTTTTGGCAGTCAGGCTGTCAGCGCGGTCCTGAGCATCCTCACAGCGAATTTGCTGGGCGTCGCCAGCTTTGGTGCGCTGGGCGTGGTGATCAGCTTTGTGACCAATATCAATCGCCTGCTGTCCTTCCGGATGGCGGATTTTGTTGTGCGCTATATGGGCGGCTTCCTGGCAGAAGATAAACGCAAGGAAGCGGCTGCTGTGCTGAAAGCGGCAGCCCTGACTGAACTGGTCACGTCGCTCATCGCCTATGGCGTGCTAGCGCTGCTCTCCAATTGGGGTGCGGTCACCTTTGCCAAGGACCCCACAACACGTTCACTGTTCCTTATCTATGGGATCACCATCCTGGGCAACATGATGACCGAAACGGCCACCGGCGCGCTGCAGGTGACCGGTCACTTCCGTTCGCAGGCCTTGTTGAACCTGCTGCAGAGTCTGCTGACCGCCGGGCTGTTTGTGCTGGTTGTCATCGGCGATGGCGGGATCTTCCAGGTGATGCTGGTTTATCTGGCCGGGAAGATGGTTTTGGGCATTGGCCCGGTGTTGCTGGCTTTCTATTGGCTGCCACGCAGCCTTGGTAAACACTGGTGGCGCACGCCGATGCGCGGTAACCTGCCGCCAATTGGCCCGATGGTGCGTTTTGCCGTCAGCAGCAATTTCAGCGGTACGATCACCCTGGTGGCCCGTGACAGCGAAGTGCTCTGGGTGAGCTATTTCTTCGACACCACGGTGGGTGGCTATTTCAAGGTCGCCCTGGCCGTGATCAACCTGATGGTGATGCCGATCACCCCCTTCATCAGCACTTCTTTCCCCGAGATGACCCGCCATGTTGTCAGGAAGCAATGGGCGCAGCTAAAGCAGCTCCTTGCCCGGGTGACGGTGATCTCCGGCGTCTGGACCGGTGCGGTGGCGGCGGGCTTGCTCCTGTTGGGGCGGCAGCTGCTCTTCTCACCCTGGTCACTTTTTGGCCGCACGATCTATATCTACAAGGAAGCCTATGGGCCCGCCTATGGTGTGCTGTTAGTACTCCTGATTGGGTTTGGGGTGGCAAATATCTGCTTCTGGGATCGGTCGCTCTTGCTGGCTTTTGGCAAGGCCGAACTGCCCCTCAAAGTGAGCTTTTTTGCCATGCTGGGGAAGGTCGCGCTGGCGTTCCTGATCGTCCCGCGGCTGGGCTACCTGGCCGAGGCGGGGCTCTTCAGCGCTTATTTTGTGGTCACTGTGGGGGTATTGGTGGCGCGGGGTCTAGGTGAGATCAAACG
- a CDS encoding GDP-mannose 4,6-dehydratase — protein sequence MSAYLLTGVAGFIGSRVAEFLLDDGHEVYGVDNMNHAYDVRLKEYRLGKLQQNEHFHFQQLDISEKSIIDKLDAWLPAEVAGVINLAAWAGTRLSLSNPWIYVETNMTGVLNMMELCRKHDIPKFVEASSSSVYGNLGEPPYTETDETDHPLQPYAATKKGAEALAYAYHHLYGLDVTILRFFTVYGPAGRPQMVMFRFCKWIAEEQSVVVNGDGEQSRGFTYLDDIARGTILALKPVGYEIINLGGHEVITVNEMIKMLEDRIGKPARIEHTDFHPADVTSNHADVSRAREILGWEPQVGLEEGITNLVDWYMQERDWASQIETP from the coding sequence ATGAGTGCCTATCTTCTCACAGGCGTCGCCGGTTTCATCGGCTCTCGTGTTGCTGAATTCCTGTTGGATGACGGCCATGAGGTCTATGGCGTGGACAATATGAACCATGCCTATGACGTTCGCCTGAAAGAATATCGCCTGGGCAAGTTGCAGCAGAACGAGCATTTCCACTTTCAGCAACTGGATATTTCCGAAAAATCGATTATTGATAAGCTGGATGCATGGCTGCCCGCGGAAGTGGCCGGGGTGATTAACCTGGCTGCCTGGGCTGGGACCCGTCTGAGCCTATCCAATCCCTGGATCTATGTTGAGACCAACATGACCGGGGTTTTGAACATGATGGAACTCTGCCGCAAGCATGACATACCCAAATTCGTGGAGGCCTCCTCCTCCAGCGTTTATGGCAATTTGGGCGAGCCGCCCTACACAGAGACGGACGAAACCGACCACCCTCTCCAGCCTTATGCCGCCACCAAGAAGGGCGCTGAGGCCCTGGCCTATGCCTATCATCACCTTTATGGCCTGGATGTGACCATCCTGCGCTTTTTCACGGTCTATGGCCCCGCCGGACGCCCCCAGATGGTGATGTTCCGATTCTGCAAGTGGATTGCTGAAGAGCAGTCGGTGGTTGTGAACGGCGATGGCGAGCAATCCCGCGGCTTCACCTATCTGGATGACATTGCCCGCGGTACAATTCTGGCGCTCAAGCCGGTTGGTTATGAAATTATCAACTTGGGTGGTCATGAAGTGATCACGGTCAACGAGATGATCAAAATGCTGGAAGATCGGATCGGAAAACCCGCCCGGATCGAACACACAGATTTTCACCCCGCAGATGTGACCTCCAACCACGCTGATGTCTCTCGGGCCAGGGAAATCCTCGGCTGGGAGCCGCAGGTTGGCCTGGAAGAAGGGATCACCAACCTGGTGGATTGGTACATGCAAGAGCGGGATTGGGCCAGCCAGATCGAAACCCCATGA
- a CDS encoding nucleotide sugar dehydrogenase produces MKMSDTKSILINKLENRTARIGVIGIGYVGLPLAVTFAEAGFTVVGVDPLADKVAAINRGESYILDVETAKVKTLVDAGKLSATTDYAKLAEVDAVSICVPTPLRKTGDPDLSFIASASKSLAPYLHPGMVIVLESSTYPGTTREMILPEMEKISGLTVGKDFFLAFSPERVDPGREDWTTINTPKVIGGITEACGEAAATWYGQALQTIVPVSTCEVAEMAKLLENTFRMINIGLVNELAIMCDRLNVDVWEVIDAAATKPFGFMKFTPGPGLGGHCIPIDPLYLSWKLKSLNYNARFIELASEINTNMPRYTLGKIQDALNLVKKPVNGSKVLVLGAAYKPDIDDLRESPSLDVIHLLQEKGAEVSYHDPYIPHLRHDNIVLDSVPDLMTAVAEADCVAIITNHSSYDYDAILEAATMVVDTRNALGAKGKASPKVVRL; encoded by the coding sequence ATGAAAATGAGTGATACAAAATCAATTTTGATAAATAAACTTGAAAATCGGACTGCGCGAATTGGCGTGATCGGGATTGGTTATGTTGGCCTGCCTCTGGCTGTGACTTTTGCCGAGGCTGGTTTTACTGTGGTGGGTGTTGACCCGCTGGCGGATAAAGTCGCTGCAATCAATCGGGGAGAGAGCTATATCCTCGATGTGGAAACAGCTAAAGTCAAGACTTTGGTGGATGCCGGGAAGCTCTCCGCAACCACAGATTATGCCAAGTTGGCCGAGGTAGATGCCGTTTCCATCTGTGTGCCTACCCCGTTGCGCAAGACCGGTGACCCGGATTTGTCCTTTATCGCCTCTGCCAGCAAATCACTGGCGCCCTATCTTCATCCCGGCATGGTGATTGTGCTTGAATCCAGCACTTATCCCGGCACCACCCGGGAAATGATCCTCCCTGAGATGGAAAAGATCAGTGGACTGACAGTGGGCAAGGACTTTTTCCTGGCATTCTCCCCCGAGCGTGTGGACCCAGGTCGTGAGGATTGGACCACGATCAACACCCCCAAGGTGATCGGTGGGATCACGGAAGCCTGCGGCGAAGCTGCCGCCACCTGGTATGGCCAGGCGCTGCAGACTATTGTTCCCGTTTCCACTTGTGAAGTGGCCGAGATGGCCAAGCTGTTGGAAAATACCTTCCGGATGATCAACATCGGGTTGGTGAACGAACTGGCGATCATGTGTGACCGGCTGAATGTCGATGTTTGGGAAGTGATTGATGCCGCTGCCACCAAGCCCTTTGGCTTTATGAAATTCACCCCCGGCCCTGGCCTGGGTGGTCACTGCATTCCGATTGACCCGCTCTATCTGTCATGGAAGCTTAAATCCTTGAATTACAACGCCCGCTTTATTGAGTTGGCATCCGAGATCAACACCAATATGCCGCGCTACACCCTGGGCAAAATCCAGGACGCGCTAAACCTGGTGAAGAAACCAGTCAACGGCAGCAAGGTCCTGGTTTTAGGCGCAGCCTATAAACCCGATATTGATGACTTGCGCGAATCCCCTTCACTGGATGTGATCCATCTGCTGCAGGAAAAAGGCGCAGAGGTGAGCTATCACGATCCTTATATTCCGCATTTGCGGCATGACAACATTGTGCTGGACAGCGTTCCGGACCTGATGACCGCAGTTGCCGAAGCAGATTGTGTTGCCATTATCACCAATCACAGCAGCTATGACTATGATGCGATTCTTGAAGCTGCGACGATGGTAGTGGATACCCGTAACGCCCTCGGGGCGAAGGGTAAAGCCAGCCCGAAGGTGGTTCGGCTCTGA
- a CDS encoding uracil-DNA glycosylase yields MTTEEILKQIAQQTAECTRCDLQFSRKKVVPGAGNPKAEILFIGEGPGFHENVQGLPFVGAAGQFLDELLADAGLKREEVFITNVVKCRPPGNRDPQGEELDACKAYLERQIAVINPDVIVTLGRFSMGHFINNGKISGLHGKPLWSGGRMIIPMFHPAAALHQPSLREVVKQDFAKLPEMISRAKETRHNNPDLAALNNPVEEDSEVEDSSAEQLSLF; encoded by the coding sequence TTGACCACTGAAGAGATCCTCAAGCAAATCGCTCAGCAAACCGCTGAATGTACCCGCTGTGATCTGCAATTTTCCCGTAAGAAGGTTGTCCCTGGGGCCGGAAATCCGAAAGCTGAGATCCTTTTCATCGGCGAGGGACCTGGTTTCCATGAAAATGTTCAGGGCCTGCCATTCGTTGGCGCGGCCGGTCAGTTCTTGGATGAACTGCTGGCGGATGCTGGTTTGAAGCGTGAGGAAGTCTTTATTACCAATGTGGTCAAGTGCCGCCCGCCTGGCAACCGGGATCCTCAAGGGGAGGAACTGGACGCCTGCAAAGCCTATCTGGAACGTCAGATCGCTGTAATTAACCCTGACGTGATCGTGACCCTTGGGCGCTTCTCGATGGGCCATTTCATCAATAACGGTAAAATCTCTGGCCTCCACGGCAAACCTCTCTGGTCGGGTGGCCGGATGATTATCCCGATGTTCCACCCAGCCGCAGCGCTGCATCAACCCTCACTGCGGGAAGTGGTCAAGCAGGACTTTGCCAAGCTGCCTGAGATGATTTCCCGTGCCAAGGAGACCCGCCACAATAATCCGGACCTGGCAGCGCTGAACAATCCCGTTGAGGAGGATAGTGAGGTAGAGGATAGCAGCGCCGAACAACTTAGCCTTTTTTAG
- the rimI gene encoding ribosomal protein S18-alanine N-acetyltransferase has protein sequence MVGAAGGTQVILRPMTLSDLPEVEALDRDSFQTPWPLDAFRYELTNNPHSICWVAELTTTGLAPILVGSIVVWLVVDEAHVATLAVSEAFRRHGVARQLLAQALGLAYESGARQALLEVRESNKAAQNLYAQFGFESVGLRKAYYHDTHEDAILMTLAKLNPDRMAELLTNEEH, from the coding sequence ATGGTCGGCGCTGCTGGCGGAACGCAGGTTATCCTGCGACCTATGACCCTCTCGGACCTGCCGGAGGTTGAAGCGCTGGATCGAGATTCTTTTCAGACTCCCTGGCCTCTTGATGCATTTCGTTATGAACTAACCAACAACCCTCATTCTATATGTTGGGTTGCTGAACTGACCACCACGGGTCTAGCACCTATTTTGGTGGGCTCGATTGTGGTGTGGCTGGTGGTGGATGAGGCCCATGTAGCCACGTTGGCTGTCAGCGAAGCATTCCGGCGGCATGGCGTTGCCCGGCAGCTGCTGGCGCAGGCTCTGGGCTTGGCTTATGAGAGCGGCGCGCGCCAGGCTTTATTGGAAGTTCGTGAGAGTAACAAAGCTGCGCAGAATCTCTATGCTCAGTTTGGATTTGAATCGGTTGGGCTGCGGAAAGCGTATTATCATGACACCCATGAGGATGCGATCCTGATGACCCTGGCGAAGTTGAACCCCGACCGCATGGCTGAACTCTTGACCAATGAAGAACACTGA
- the tsaB gene encoding tRNA (adenosine(37)-N6)-threonylcarbamoyltransferase complex dimerization subunit type 1 TsaB — translation MLLAIDTSTSWISLALYDGISVLYETTWQSQHHHTVELAPAIDQLFERTGTQPSDLTGIAVAIGPGSFTSLRIGVAAAKGLALALKIPLVGVPSLDILAAAQPLDEIPLIAVLHAGRTRLAYITYLVEGGAWQPQHEPAAIDASDLVKTIASPTLIAGELSEEARTVLGRRWKNAMIAPPARCLRRAGYLAEIGWERLMSDRADDPFTLAPIYLSTVNTIPA, via the coding sequence GTGTTACTGGCAATTGATACGTCAACATCCTGGATCAGTCTGGCGTTGTATGACGGGATTTCTGTGCTTTATGAAACCACCTGGCAAAGCCAGCACCACCATACGGTGGAATTAGCCCCGGCCATTGATCAGCTTTTTGAGCGGACGGGCACGCAACCGAGTGACCTGACCGGCATCGCCGTGGCGATTGGTCCCGGCTCGTTTACCAGTCTTCGGATTGGGGTGGCGGCCGCAAAAGGCCTCGCGCTGGCTCTGAAAATCCCGTTGGTGGGCGTTCCCTCTTTGGATATCCTGGCTGCGGCCCAGCCTTTGGATGAGATCCCTTTGATCGCCGTCCTGCATGCCGGCCGCACCCGGTTGGCCTATATCACCTACCTGGTGGAAGGCGGCGCCTGGCAGCCGCAGCATGAACCAGCCGCCATTGATGCCTCTGATCTGGTCAAGACGATCGCCTCGCCGACCTTGATCGCAGGAGAACTCTCCGAAGAAGCTCGAACTGTGCTGGGGCGGCGCTGGAAGAATGCCATGATTGCTCCCCCGGCTCGCTGTTTGCGCCGGGCTGGTTACTTGGCCGAGATTGGCTGGGAGCGGCTGATGAGTGACCGGGCGGATGATCCCTTCACCCTGGCGCCGATCTACCTGAGTACAGTCAACACCATCCCGGCATAG
- the tsaE gene encoding tRNA (adenosine(37)-N6)-threonylcarbamoyltransferase complex ATPase subunit type 1 TsaE: MPILDDRNFEFFSHSPDQTRRLGIHLGGYLRPGDVVALEGNLGSGKTTLVQGVAQGWGVLDPVSSPTYVIVNEYRRADEQRLYHMDAYRLSGTFDAEILDFDRMLARGPVVVEWAERIREVLPKDLLWIRLDYTGMGHRAMMLNPQGKHFETVVENVRRKLYGAF, translated from the coding sequence ATGCCGATATTAGACGACCGTAACTTTGAATTTTTCAGCCACAGCCCGGATCAGACACGCCGGCTGGGCATTCACCTGGGCGGTTACCTGCGCCCCGGCGATGTGGTCGCGCTGGAAGGTAATTTGGGCTCTGGTAAGACCACCCTGGTGCAAGGTGTTGCTCAGGGTTGGGGTGTTTTGGACCCGGTTTCCAGCCCCACCTATGTCATAGTGAACGAATATCGGCGGGCGGATGAGCAGCGACTCTATCATATGGATGCCTATCGGCTGAGCGGCACCTTTGATGCCGAGATTTTGGATTTTGACCGCATGCTGGCCCGTGGGCCGGTGGTGGTTGAATGGGCTGAGCGTATTCGCGAGGTTCTTCCCAAGGATCTGCTCTGGATTCGGCTGGATTACACCGGCATGGGGCACCGCGCAATGATGCTGAACCCCCAAGGTAAACATTTTGAGACCGTGGTCGAAAATGTGCGCCGCAAGTTATATGGAGCTTTCTAG
- a CDS encoding glycosyltransferase, with amino-acid sequence MTRKTADKPHILFLFSDTGGGHRSASRAIIEALEIYHPGKVTTEMLDFFVEYAPPPFDLAVTTYAPMAQVPDLWELGYKLSNGKWRSKLVQDILWPYIRKSTERLVQEHPCDLFLSVHPIINTPILRALGDDHPPYMTVITDMVSTHVFWYNNKATLIMTPTEVAKLRGISIGIDPDRMEIVGQPIADKFRRPTGSKTELREKLGWPQDKTVVLIVGGGDGMGPVEETVRAVDEAGMDLVLAVIAGRNEALKNSLENADLETQTFIYGFVDNMPDLMNAADILLSKAGPGTISEAFIAGLPIILYSKMPGQENGNVDYVLNENAGVWAPTAEKVLETLRHWTENPDILKEMAATSKRLAMPDASYDIAQRIIDAVYPD; translated from the coding sequence ATGACTCGGAAAACGGCTGATAAACCGCATATCCTTTTCCTTTTTTCTGATACGGGTGGGGGCCATCGTAGTGCCTCCAGAGCGATCATAGAGGCATTGGAGATCTATCACCCTGGTAAGGTGACCACAGAGATGTTGGATTTCTTTGTGGAATATGCGCCGCCGCCCTTTGACCTGGCCGTGACCACCTATGCGCCTATGGCGCAGGTGCCGGACCTCTGGGAATTGGGCTATAAGCTCAGCAATGGCAAGTGGCGAAGCAAGCTGGTGCAGGATATCCTCTGGCCTTATATCAGAAAATCAACGGAGCGTTTGGTGCAGGAACATCCTTGTGACCTATTCCTCTCCGTACACCCCATCATCAATACCCCCATTTTACGAGCGCTGGGCGATGACCATCCCCCATATATGACGGTTATCACCGACATGGTCAGCACGCATGTCTTTTGGTATAACAACAAAGCCACGCTGATCATGACGCCGACAGAAGTGGCAAAGCTGCGCGGGATTAGTATTGGGATTGACCCCGATCGGATGGAAATTGTCGGTCAGCCTATTGCGGATAAATTCCGGCGGCCCACCGGCTCCAAGACGGAGCTGCGCGAGAAGCTGGGTTGGCCCCAGGATAAGACCGTCGTATTGATTGTGGGCGGCGGTGATGGCATGGGCCCGGTGGAAGAGACGGTCCGAGCTGTGGATGAGGCAGGGATGGACCTTGTGCTGGCTGTGATCGCTGGGCGCAATGAAGCCTTGAAGAACAGCCTTGAAAATGCCGACCTCGAGACCCAAACCTTTATCTACGGTTTTGTGGATAATATGCCAGACCTGATGAACGCAGCGGACATACTGTTGTCCAAGGCAGGCCCCGGCACGATCTCAGAAGCTTTTATTGCCGGGCTGCCGATCATCCTCTATTCCAAGATGCCTGGGCAGGAAAACGGCAATGTGGATTATGTGCTCAATGAGAATGCAGGGGTTTGGGCGCCCACCGCAGAGAAAGTCCTCGAGACTTTGCGCCATTGGACCGAGAATCCGGATATTTTGAAGGAAATGGCAGCCACCTCAAAGCGGCTGGCGATGCCTGATGCCTCCTATGATATCGCTCAGAGAATTATTGATGCTGTCTATCCAGACTGA
- a CDS encoding DUF951 domain-containing protein, producing MLQDLELGDVVRLRKAHPCGGYEWQVVRLGADIGLECLTCGHRIMLDRRALNNRMKTIVRKGSANDSENG from the coding sequence GTGTTACAGGACCTTGAACTCGGTGATGTTGTGCGCCTGCGCAAAGCTCACCCCTGCGGTGGTTATGAATGGCAGGTGGTGCGACTGGGCGCGGATATTGGTCTGGAATGCCTGACCTGTGGCCATAGGATTATGCTGGACCGTCGCGCACTTAATAACCGAATGAAAACAATAGTCCGCAAAGGCAGTGCAAATGACTCGGAAAACGGCTGA
- a CDS encoding 1-acyl-sn-glycerol-3-phosphate acyltransferase — METSSMRKPPLLPVLRSLVKIVTKLNIINQDNLPTEGSIILTTNHLSMTDTPLLLTTTERTDVVAIVAKKYFKKPVIKWVLDKIGNIVWMDRENTDFSAVRQALVYLNQGAILGIAPEGTRSKETFGLLEGKPGAALLAARANVPIVPVGIVGSEFVKSSILKLKRAPVSINIGQPYNLPEFDRENRQKWLTQCTDEIMCRIAALLPPAYRGFYSDHPRLKELLAEQSAA; from the coding sequence ATGGAAACCTCATCTATGCGTAAGCCTCCTTTGCTGCCGGTGCTCCGGTCTTTGGTCAAGATAGTGACCAAACTCAATATAATTAACCAGGATAATTTGCCTACAGAAGGCAGTATTATTCTGACGACAAATCACCTCAGCATGACGGACACGCCTTTGCTGCTCACGACCACTGAGCGGACGGATGTGGTGGCAATTGTTGCCAAGAAATACTTTAAAAAGCCTGTGATCAAATGGGTTTTAGATAAGATTGGTAATATTGTCTGGATGGATCGGGAAAACACGGATTTTTCCGCCGTTCGGCAGGCCTTAGTTTATCTCAATCAGGGCGCAATCCTGGGGATTGCACCGGAAGGAACCCGCAGCAAGGAAACATTCGGTTTGTTAGAAGGTAAGCCTGGTGCTGCCCTGCTGGCTGCCCGCGCCAATGTGCCGATTGTACCGGTGGGGATTGTGGGGTCCGAATTTGTCAAATCCAGTATATTAAAACTCAAACGAGCGCCGGTTTCCATCAATATTGGGCAACCCTATAATCTGCCGGAATTTGACCGGGAAAACCGTCAGAAGTGGCTCACCCAATGCACGGATGAGATCATGTGCCGGATTGCAGCGCTTCTGCCGCCAGCCTATCGCGGCTTCTATTCCGATCATCCCCGCCTAAAAGAGCTACTGGCGGAGCAGTCAGCCGCCTGA
- a CDS encoding PrsW family intramembrane metalloprotease, translating into MNHSPEKRWQTILVLVLSALGILFFLLQALGIGIFWLISLFDTQTGTLGNVSNSLLVWASILSALLLVPSLWLSINQLRGKPAPAWLDGHKPWIKWLILASILIWPVVIVSGWFISGKPGLAVFILGPVNILVAVIPVVWAYFLAQRKLAAGSLARKWRIFGFSLTITPILIIITEAIVLILAGLLLLLLITVLGSIFPEFGQTISDLADQLADMQSTGVLQDELNAILSQPLVVFGVLAVISGIVPLIEEILKPIALWSLVGRDLTDQEGFVAGLLSGAGFALMENLLYFTNVITSEDWLTMAIGRAGTGVLHMFGAGLVGWGLARAWRKGKWPFLALMLVLAVFTHGLWNALALFAGLGSELIVIADISFKQQLLYYLPLLFLLLVQILVLFLINRRFQEVQVVTKNVLMDQVESEAPNSTN; encoded by the coding sequence ATGAACCATTCGCCTGAAAAACGCTGGCAAACCATCCTCGTGCTGGTTCTCAGCGCACTGGGTATACTTTTCTTCCTGCTTCAGGCTCTTGGTATCGGTATTTTCTGGTTAATATCTCTTTTTGACACCCAGACCGGTACGCTTGGGAATGTTTCCAACAGCTTGCTGGTCTGGGCGTCGATCCTTTCCGCCCTGTTATTAGTCCCCTCACTCTGGCTCAGCATCAATCAACTCCGCGGCAAGCCCGCGCCAGCCTGGCTGGATGGGCATAAGCCCTGGATCAAATGGCTGATTTTGGCCTCGATTTTGATTTGGCCGGTTGTCATAGTATCGGGATGGTTCATCTCGGGTAAACCGGGACTGGCGGTCTTTATTCTCGGTCCGGTGAATATCCTGGTGGCCGTGATTCCTGTGGTTTGGGCCTATTTCCTGGCGCAGCGTAAACTGGCGGCCGGATCTCTGGCTCGAAAATGGCGAATCTTTGGATTCAGCTTGACGATTACACCGATTCTGATCATCATCACCGAAGCAATAGTCTTGATTTTGGCAGGATTGTTATTGCTCCTTTTGATAACAGTTTTAGGATCGATTTTCCCCGAATTTGGACAGACCATCAGCGATCTTGCGGATCAGTTAGCTGATATGCAATCTACAGGCGTTTTGCAGGATGAACTAAACGCCATCCTTTCACAACCTTTGGTGGTTTTTGGCGTTTTAGCTGTCATCAGCGGTATTGTTCCTCTGATTGAGGAGATTCTCAAGCCGATTGCGCTTTGGAGCCTGGTTGGCAGGGACCTGACCGATCAGGAAGGTTTTGTCGCTGGCCTGCTCAGCGGGGCAGGTTTTGCTCTGATGGAAAACCTGCTCTATTTCACGAACGTCATCACGTCAGAAGATTGGTTGACCATGGCGATCGGACGGGCAGGCACCGGGGTGCTGCATATGTTTGGTGCCGGACTGGTGGGTTGGGGCCTGGCACGGGCCTGGCGTAAGGGGAAGTGGCCTTTCCTGGCACTGATGCTGGTGTTGGCTGTGTTCACTCACGGCCTGTGGAACGCCCTGGCTTTGTTTGCCGGTCTGGGTTCGGAATTAATCGTTATTGCTGATATAAGCTTTAAGCAGCAACTTCTTTATTATTTGCCTTTATTATTCTTGTTACTCGTCCAGATATTGGTCCTTTTCCTGATCAACCGGCGCTTTCAGGAGGTGCAAGTTGTGACCAAAAATGTCCTTATGGATCAAGTTGAATCGGAAGCGCCTAACTCCACAAATTAA
- a CDS encoding peptidylprolyl isomerase, with translation MAALEERTNELLTLGLHYTPFVIINDHISRDGYPDLFALVGIYEYGGFAECPDWVIDPSKSYTAIIDTSVGEIKIDLFADVAPLAVNSFVYLAENGWYFGDNEVYFHRVLEGFVAQAGDPSGFGVISPGYKFANEIDSSLSFDKAGMVGMANAGADQNGSQFFITLGPTTDLDGSYTIFGQVQEESLPILDLIALRDPDTAVDFEGATVINSIEIIEN, from the coding sequence TTGGCAGCTTTGGAAGAACGTACCAATGAACTGCTGACCCTTGGTCTGCATTACACACCCTTTGTGATTATCAACGACCACATTTCTCGGGATGGCTATCCTGACCTGTTTGCACTGGTTGGGATTTATGAATATGGTGGATTTGCGGAATGCCCTGACTGGGTGATTGACCCAAGCAAGTCCTATACCGCGATTATTGACACCTCCGTTGGCGAGATCAAAATTGACCTCTTTGCTGATGTTGCCCCGCTGGCCGTCAACAGTTTTGTCTATTTGGCCGAAAACGGCTGGTACTTTGGTGATAATGAGGTTTATTTCCATCGAGTTCTTGAGGGCTTTGTAGCTCAGGCCGGTGATCCTTCGGGTTTTGGTGTGATCAGCCCCGGTTATAAGTTCGCCAATGAAATCGACAGCAGCCTCTCCTTTGATAAGGCCGGTATGGTCGGTATGGCGAATGCCGGTGCGGATCAGAATGGCAGCCAGTTCTTCATCACCCTTGGCCCGACAACCGACCTGGATGGCAGCTATACGATCTTTGGTCAGGTGCAGGAAGAAAGCCTGCCTATTTTGGACCTGATCGCTCTGCGTGACCCAGACACTGCCGTTGATTTTGAAGGCGCAACAGTGATCAATTCGATTGAGATTATCGAAAACTAA